In one Arachis duranensis cultivar V14167 chromosome 9, aradu.V14167.gnm2.J7QH, whole genome shotgun sequence genomic region, the following are encoded:
- the LOC107468001 gene encoding small polypeptide DEVIL 4, translated as MKMGSASATMGGSKRRMSSSSRGFGGVLREQRARLYIIRRCVVMLLCWHD; from the coding sequence ATGAAGATGGGGAGTGCTAGTGCTACCATGGGAGGATCAAAGAGAAGGATGTCATCATCAAGCAGAGGATTTGGTGGAGTCTTGAGAGAGCAAAGAGCTAGGCTTTACATCATAAGAAGATGTGTTGTCATGCTTCTCTGCTGGCATGACtag